From Fulvivirga lutea:
ATGAAACAATTGAATTAGCTGAATTTTCGGCTATTTATGTCAATTCAGGATATACTGTTTATTTAAAGCAATCCAATAAACAAGAAGTGAGAGTAGAAGCCCTTTCTGAGATTTTTGACTTGACCAAGTTTGAGGTAGAAAATGGCATTCTCCACATTAACATAGAAAGAAAACCAAAAGACCCTGATGCAAGTATTTGGGCAAAAATTGATGATATTAAAATAGCTCCTACCATGAATGTGTATATCAGTGTGAGGGATATTAGCACAATAAGAGTAAATGGTAGCGGAAAGGTAATTTCTGAAAATTCGCTTGCATCAAACACTTTAGATTTAGCCATTGCGGGCTCAGGCAGCATGAATCTGGATGTGAAAGGTAAAGAAATTACCACCCAGTTATCAGGTAGTGGAGATATTAAACTGAAGGGCTATGCCACCTCCAATAACATTACCATGAGCGGTAGTGGCTCTATTCATGCCTTTGAGTGCGATTTACAATATGCAGAAGTGGAACAAAGTGGATCTGGTATATGCGAAATAACAGTGACTGAAGAACTAGAAGCCAAAGTCTACGGTAGTGGAAGTATCAAACACAAAGGTTCTACCAAGTCAGTTACTAAAAAGGTGTATGGTAGCGGTGAGATTGATAGGGCTTATTGAAATATATTGAAAATTTACTATTGATATAACAATCATTATTTATAGTATTGCCGCTATTTTAAAAAATGCTATAAATGTATACAAGATCACTAATACCCTGTATAATCACCATATTTGTATCACTTTTACTGATATCCTGTAGTGACGATGAAAGTGAAGTTATCCCTCCAATTGAAAAAGAAGTTTTACCTTCGATAGCTACTGTTATTCCAGACTATGGATTTAATGGAGACACAATTGAAGTTCATTTAGAGAACTATAATGGTTCTAAAATCGAAAGTGTATTAATAGATGATAAAATCACCAATATAATTTCTGTCAGAGATAGTATAATTAAAATAGAGGTTCCAATTTTTAACGATGGGAAACAAAGTTCAATAAAAGTTAAAACAGATACTTTGGAATTGGAATACTCAAGA
This genomic window contains:
- a CDS encoding head GIN domain-containing protein encodes the protein MKSIIYTALLLTISHFSFGFGPDVTHETIELAEFSAIYVNSGYTVYLKQSNKQEVRVEALSEIFDLTKFEVENGILHINIERKPKDPDASIWAKIDDIKIAPTMNVYISVRDISTIRVNGSGKVISENSLASNTLDLAIAGSGSMNLDVKGKEITTQLSGSGDIKLKGYATSNNITMSGSGSIHAFECDLQYAEVEQSGSGICEITVTEELEAKVYGSGSIKHKGSTKSVTKKVYGSGEIDRAY